The following proteins are encoded in a genomic region of Methylobacterium tardum:
- a CDS encoding 3'-5' exonuclease, whose product MTVLALDFETANERRDSACAVGLAWIADGRVIRRESHLIRPPEMRFAPGNIRVHGILPANVADKPGFGAVMAPYLDDLARGLILAHNASFDIGVLRAGLARAGLPVPDLSYLCTVQVARRVFPAPEGCGLGKVARRLGIRFEHHDAGEDAYACAEIALAAMREREAADVHGLAATIGLPITRATGGPAQPRRDPGGISGRAMAAFPAASAALSFTMRGSTGNRYHVAFEERPGGPQLRCTCTAGRYGMRCRHVKALEVGDITDLLSDNASDVVLLARMLGAKARAVGAA is encoded by the coding sequence ATGACGGTCCTGGCCCTCGACTTCGAGACGGCCAACGAGCGGCGTGACAGCGCCTGCGCGGTCGGGCTCGCCTGGATCGCGGACGGCCGGGTGATCCGCCGGGAGAGCCACCTGATCCGCCCGCCCGAGATGCGCTTCGCGCCGGGCAACATCCGGGTCCACGGGATCCTGCCGGCGAACGTCGCCGACAAGCCGGGCTTCGGTGCCGTGATGGCGCCGTACCTCGATGACCTCGCCCGCGGGCTCATCCTCGCCCACAACGCGAGCTTCGACATCGGCGTCCTGCGCGCCGGGCTCGCCCGAGCCGGGCTGCCGGTGCCGGACCTCTCGTATCTCTGCACGGTCCAGGTCGCGCGCCGGGTCTTTCCGGCGCCGGAAGGCTGCGGCCTCGGCAAGGTGGCGCGACGCCTCGGCATCCGCTTCGAGCATCACGATGCCGGCGAGGATGCCTATGCCTGCGCGGAGATCGCCCTCGCCGCGATGCGCGAGAGGGAGGCGGCGGATGTCCACGGCCTCGCGGCGACCATCGGCCTGCCGATCACGCGGGCGACGGGTGGCCCTGCCCAGCCCCGCCGTGACCCCGGGGGGATCAGTGGGCGGGCTATGGCAGCCTTCCCGGCCGCGTCCGCGGCGCTGAGCTTCACCATGCGGGGATCGACCGGCAACCGCTACCACGTCGCGTTCGAGGAGCGACCGGGCGGTCCGCAGCTGCGCTGCACCTGCACGGCCGGTCGCTACGGCATGCGCTGCCGCCACGTGAAGGCGCTGGAAGTCGGCGACATCACCGACCTTCTCTCCGACAACGCCTCCGACGTCGTGCTCCTGGCGCGCATGCTCGGCGCGAAGGCCCGCGCTGTCGGGGCGGCCTGA
- a CDS encoding LysR substrate-binding domain-containing protein, which translates to MAERRLTFRHIEAFRAVVASGSMTEAARRLHTSQPQISRLIGQLEAITALPLFDRSGGRVIPSLDGTRFHAEVERAFVGLSSLETAAARIRAFGAERLRVAAMPRLAGGLLARAVARFRSEHPDVIVAIHSGDDETVNGWIASGFCDAALTMLYGEIPDARLDHVETRACVAILPQDHPLAARTMLEPADLRGVPFVASPLGSALRSSTEAVFAQAGIPLMVTAEAGLGASICTLVSAGLGFSVMNPLAAHEEAKVSPIAIRPFLPALPVRFALLFPPDHARGRLMRAFGACARGVLLEELANLPDAPSERPAD; encoded by the coding sequence ATGGCCGAACGACGCCTGACCTTCCGGCACATCGAGGCATTCCGCGCCGTGGTGGCGTCGGGCTCGATGACCGAGGCAGCGCGGCGCCTCCACACCTCGCAGCCGCAGATCAGCCGCCTGATCGGGCAGCTGGAGGCGATCACGGCGCTGCCGCTGTTCGATCGCAGCGGCGGCCGCGTCATTCCCTCTCTCGACGGAACCCGCTTCCACGCCGAGGTCGAGCGTGCCTTCGTGGGGCTGAGCAGTCTGGAGACGGCGGCGGCGCGGATCCGCGCCTTCGGCGCCGAGCGCCTGCGGGTCGCCGCGATGCCCCGCCTCGCGGGGGGCTTGCTCGCCCGTGCCGTGGCCCGATTCAGATCGGAGCATCCGGACGTGATCGTGGCGATCCATTCCGGCGACGACGAGACCGTGAATGGCTGGATCGCGAGCGGCTTCTGTGATGCCGCATTGACCATGCTGTACGGCGAGATCCCGGATGCACGGCTCGATCATGTGGAGACGCGCGCCTGCGTCGCCATTCTGCCGCAGGACCATCCGCTCGCCGCCCGCACGATGCTGGAACCGGCGGACCTTCGCGGCGTGCCGTTTGTGGCGTCTCCGCTCGGAAGCGCCTTGCGGAGCAGCACCGAGGCGGTCTTCGCCCAGGCCGGCATCCCCCTGATGGTCACCGCGGAGGCGGGGCTTGGCGCCTCGATCTGCACGCTGGTCTCGGCGGGCCTCGGCTTCAGCGTGATGAATCCGCTGGCCGCCCACGAGGAGGCCAAGGTCTCGCCGATCGCGATCCGGCCCTTCCTCCCGGCACTCCCGGTGCGCTTCGCCCTGCTGTTCCCGCCCGACCACGCCCGTGGACGGCTCATGCGGGCCTTCGGCGCCTGCGCGCGCGGTGTCCTCTTGGAGGAGCTTGCGAATCTGCCGGACGCGCCGTCGGAGCGTCCGGCAGATTGA
- a CDS encoding amino acid ABC transporter substrate-binding protein, with translation MSRTLSLVIAALCCVGITAPVSAEGRLDKIRSTGQISLGFPDASPPFGFLDQNAKPVGYSLEICEHVAEKLKTALGLTRIDIRHVPVMSATRIPLINNGTIDLECGTASNLPERHKLVSFAPTTFVAQVVLVAKKDAPVDVGDIASFRRKAISAQAGGETQRVATRINVRDKLDIQVMPAKDTAEVFLLVETGRAAGAINDDALAHATVAGAKRPGDYKIGTKGLEFAPYGILEPKDDAPFKAAVDKAVVELIQDGTVARLYARYFEQPIPPKGINLELPMSDVLTRALANPTDSGDEAAYR, from the coding sequence GTGTCGAGGACGCTCTCGCTCGTGATCGCAGCCTTGTGCTGCGTCGGGATCACCGCGCCCGTCTCGGCGGAGGGGCGCCTCGACAAGATCCGGTCGACCGGCCAGATCAGCCTCGGCTTTCCTGATGCGTCCCCGCCCTTCGGCTTCCTCGACCAGAACGCCAAGCCGGTTGGGTATTCACTGGAGATATGCGAGCACGTTGCCGAGAAGCTGAAGACAGCTCTCGGACTGACCAGGATCGACATCCGCCACGTGCCGGTCATGTCGGCGACGCGGATACCGCTGATCAACAATGGGACGATCGATCTGGAATGCGGCACCGCCAGCAACCTGCCGGAGCGGCACAAGCTGGTCTCCTTCGCGCCGACCACGTTCGTGGCGCAGGTGGTGCTGGTGGCCAAGAAGGACGCGCCGGTGGACGTCGGCGACATCGCCTCGTTCCGCCGCAAGGCGATCTCGGCGCAGGCCGGTGGCGAGACCCAGCGGGTCGCGACCCGCATCAACGTCCGCGACAAGCTCGACATCCAGGTGATGCCCGCCAAGGACACCGCAGAGGTGTTCCTGCTGGTGGAGACCGGCCGCGCAGCCGGGGCGATCAATGACGACGCGTTGGCCCACGCGACCGTCGCCGGGGCCAAGCGCCCGGGAGACTACAAGATCGGCACCAAGGGTCTCGAATTCGCCCCCTACGGGATCCTTGAACCTAAGGATGACGCGCCTTTCAAGGCGGCGGTCGACAAGGCGGTGGTCGAGCTGATCCAGGACGGCACTGTGGCGCGGCTCTACGCGCGGTATTTCGAGCAGCCCATCCCGCCGAAGGGCATCAATCTCGAGCTGCCGATGAGCGACGTCCTCACGCGTGCCCTGGCCAATCCGACCGATTCCGGCGACGAGGCCGCGTACCGGTAG
- a CDS encoding 3-hydroxyacyl-CoA dehydrogenase NAD-binding domain-containing protein, whose translation MTLTDFRFETDPDGIALATWDMPGRSMNVITEGVMDQLEQIIEQVASDPAIKGCVIATGKDNFSGGADLTMLQGLGRAYEQLKAEQGEEVAMRHFFEASRRLSLLFRRLETCGKPFAAAIQGLCLGGAFELALSCHYRVASDDGKTRVGLPEIKVGLFPGGGGTQRVARLMQTGDALQMLFKGEQIRAPMAKGMGLIHAVAPQAEIAERAKAWIREGGSAVAPWDVPKFKAPSGKVYSPAGMMIWPPANAIYRRETHDNYPAAKAILASVYEGLQLPMDLALRVESRYFAHILRSTEAAAMIRTLFISMGELNKGARRPKDVPATNLRRVGVIGAGFMGAGVAYVTAQAGIEVVLVDQSVEAAEKGKAYAHTLITGQINKGRAKTADRDALLGRITATADYNALAECDLVVEAVFEDPKVKAEVIQKVEAVIRPDAIFASNTSTLPITGLAKSSQRPAQFVGIHFFSPVEKMMLVEIIKGEATGDAALATALDYVRLIKKTPIVVNDARGFFANRCVGAYILEGHKMLAEGVPPAMIESAGRQAGMPVGPLSLNDEVALDLVLKIAKATEAQVGQGAVDPAQKAILSEMVEHQGRLGRKNRKGFYDYPEGAPKRLWPGLKDLQPNRLDPEAVDFTELKQRLLVVQALEAARTVGEGVVTDPREADVGSILGFGFAPFTGGALSYIDFMGTAAFVELARQLEAKHGPRFHVPDNLSAMAERGGTFYAEADRRAA comes from the coding sequence GTGACGCTGACCGATTTCCGCTTCGAGACCGATCCCGACGGCATCGCTCTGGCGACCTGGGACATGCCCGGCCGTTCGATGAACGTGATCACCGAGGGGGTGATGGACCAGCTCGAGCAGATCATCGAGCAGGTTGCGTCCGATCCGGCGATCAAGGGCTGCGTCATCGCCACCGGCAAGGACAATTTCTCCGGCGGCGCCGACCTCACCATGCTGCAGGGCCTCGGTCGGGCCTACGAGCAACTGAAGGCCGAGCAGGGCGAGGAGGTGGCGATGCGCCACTTCTTCGAGGCGTCCCGGCGGCTCTCCCTGCTGTTCCGCCGCCTCGAGACCTGCGGCAAGCCCTTCGCGGCGGCGATCCAGGGCCTGTGCCTGGGCGGCGCCTTCGAACTGGCGCTGTCGTGCCACTACCGGGTCGCCTCCGACGACGGGAAGACACGGGTCGGCCTTCCGGAGATCAAGGTCGGCCTGTTCCCGGGCGGCGGCGGCACGCAGCGGGTCGCGCGGCTCATGCAGACCGGCGACGCGCTCCAGATGCTGTTCAAGGGCGAGCAGATCCGCGCGCCCATGGCGAAGGGCATGGGGCTGATCCACGCCGTGGCGCCGCAGGCGGAGATCGCCGAGCGGGCCAAGGCCTGGATCCGCGAGGGCGGTTCGGCGGTGGCGCCCTGGGACGTGCCGAAGTTCAAGGCGCCGTCCGGGAAGGTCTACTCGCCCGCCGGCATGATGATCTGGCCGCCGGCTAACGCCATCTACCGGCGCGAGACGCACGACAATTATCCGGCCGCCAAGGCGATCCTGGCCTCCGTGTACGAGGGCCTGCAGCTGCCGATGGACCTCGCCCTGCGGGTCGAGAGCCGCTACTTCGCCCACATCCTGCGCTCGACCGAGGCGGCGGCGATGATCCGCACGCTGTTCATCTCCATGGGCGAGCTGAACAAGGGCGCGCGCCGTCCGAAGGACGTGCCGGCCACGAACCTCCGCCGCGTCGGCGTGATCGGCGCCGGCTTCATGGGCGCGGGCGTTGCCTACGTGACGGCTCAGGCCGGCATCGAGGTGGTGCTGGTCGATCAATCGGTGGAGGCTGCCGAGAAGGGCAAGGCCTACGCCCACACGCTCATCACCGGCCAGATCAACAAGGGCCGCGCCAAGACTGCCGACCGCGACGCGCTGCTCGGCCGCATCACCGCAACGGCGGATTACAACGCGCTGGCGGAGTGCGACCTCGTGGTCGAGGCGGTGTTCGAGGACCCCAAGGTCAAGGCCGAGGTGATCCAGAAGGTCGAGGCAGTCATCCGTCCCGACGCGATCTTTGCGTCCAACACCTCGACCCTGCCGATCACCGGGCTGGCCAAGAGCTCGCAGCGACCGGCGCAGTTCGTCGGCATCCACTTCTTCTCGCCCGTCGAGAAGATGATGCTGGTGGAGATTATCAAGGGTGAGGCGACCGGCGACGCGGCGCTGGCCACGGCCCTCGACTACGTGCGCCTGATCAAGAAGACCCCGATCGTCGTGAACGACGCCCGCGGCTTCTTCGCCAACCGCTGCGTCGGCGCCTACATCCTCGAAGGTCACAAGATGCTGGCCGAGGGCGTGCCGCCCGCGATGATCGAGAGTGCTGGGCGTCAGGCCGGGATGCCGGTCGGTCCGCTCTCGCTCAACGACGAAGTCGCTCTCGACCTCGTCCTCAAGATCGCCAAAGCCACCGAAGCGCAGGTGGGGCAGGGCGCCGTCGATCCTGCCCAGAAGGCGATCCTGTCCGAGATGGTCGAGCACCAGGGCCGGCTCGGCCGGAAGAACCGCAAGGGCTTCTACGACTATCCCGAGGGCGCGCCGAAGCGTCTCTGGCCCGGCTTGAAGGACCTGCAGCCCAACCGGCTCGATCCGGAGGCGGTCGACTTCACCGAGCTCAAGCAGCGGTTGCTGGTGGTGCAGGCGCTGGAAGCCGCCCGCACGGTGGGTGAGGGCGTGGTCACCGATCCGCGCGAGGCCGATGTCGGCTCGATCCTCGGCTTCGGCTTCGCGCCGTTCACCGGGGGCGCCCTGTCGTACATCGATTTCATGGGCACGGCGGCCTTCGTGGAGCTCGCCCGCCAGCTCGAGGCGAAGCACGGCCCCCGCTTCCACGTTCCGGACAACTTGTCCGCGATGGCCGAGCGGGGCGGTACATTCTACGCGGAAGCCGATCGGCGCGCCGCGTAA
- a CDS encoding EAL domain-containing protein: protein MTNDIGCRACRAGTKLGFDFTMAFQPILDLADGSVWAYEALVRGPNGEPAYTILDRVTDETRYQFDQAARVKAIELAGRLFPRDSGTRLSINFMPNAVYEPNACIRASLDAARRVDFAHQRIMFEFTEQERFRDIEHVKRIVAAYRKQGFLTALDDFGAGFAGLSLLANFRPDLIKIDMDLLRGLDADAGRYAIVSGVVAIARALGVTVLAEGVETAAELDALRGLGITLVQGYHFSKPLLEELPPVAGFAPTTARAA, encoded by the coding sequence ATGACGAACGATATCGGATGCCGCGCCTGCCGCGCCGGCACCAAACTCGGCTTCGACTTCACGATGGCCTTCCAGCCGATCCTCGATCTGGCGGACGGGTCGGTCTGGGCGTACGAGGCGCTGGTGCGGGGGCCGAACGGCGAGCCGGCCTACACGATCCTCGATCGCGTGACCGATGAGACCCGCTACCAGTTCGATCAGGCCGCCCGCGTCAAGGCGATCGAACTCGCCGGTCGCCTGTTCCCCCGCGATAGCGGCACGCGGCTGTCGATCAACTTCATGCCGAACGCCGTCTACGAGCCGAATGCCTGCATCCGCGCGTCCCTGGACGCCGCGCGCCGGGTCGACTTCGCGCACCAGCGCATCATGTTCGAGTTCACCGAGCAGGAGCGCTTCCGCGACATCGAGCACGTGAAGCGCATCGTCGCCGCCTACCGGAAGCAGGGGTTTCTCACCGCGCTCGACGATTTCGGCGCCGGCTTCGCGGGTCTGAGTCTCCTGGCGAATTTCCGCCCCGATCTGATCAAGATCGACATGGACCTGCTGCGCGGCCTCGACGCCGATGCCGGCCGCTACGCGATCGTCTCCGGGGTTGTCGCGATCGCCCGGGCCCTCGGCGTGACGGTGCTGGCCGAGGGCGTCGAGACCGCGGCGGAACTTGATGCCCTGCGCGGCCTCGGGATCACGCTCGTGCAAGGCTACCACTTCTCCAAGCCCCTGCTGGAGGAGCTGCCGCCGGTCGCGGGCTTCGCCCCGACGACCGCGCGCGCGGCCTGA
- a CDS encoding threonine aldolase family protein encodes MKRDEFSSDAASPTFVDLRSDTVTRPTEAMYAQMCAAPLGDDGLDGDPTARALEETAAAVLGKEAGLFVPSCTMGNLLAILAQVQRSEQILLEAQAHMINTERGAATLTGAFLLGIAGIDGAMDLNQLEDALRPAASPLRTGMIALETSHNAAGGAVLPLAHMAAVSSLARARGIPVHLDGARLFNAAAHLGIAPAEVSASVDTVSLCLSKGLSAPVGAVLAGSEPVIAAARRLRKMIGGTQRQVGVMAAAGLEALTAMGSRLTEDHARARQLSEGLNALRPLLSANSPQTNIVQVDLAATGRGSARWVDDLEAAGIRTRPLGEARLRLVTHRHITAADIERAIAAFRICLEAV; translated from the coding sequence ATGAAGCGCGACGAATTCAGCAGCGACGCCGCATCGCCGACCTTTGTCGACCTGCGCAGCGACACGGTCACTCGACCGACCGAGGCCATGTACGCGCAGATGTGCGCCGCGCCTCTCGGGGACGACGGGCTCGACGGCGATCCGACCGCGCGTGCGCTGGAGGAGACCGCCGCGGCGGTTCTCGGCAAGGAGGCCGGCCTGTTCGTGCCGAGCTGCACCATGGGCAACCTGCTGGCGATCCTGGCCCAGGTCCAGCGCAGCGAGCAGATCCTGCTGGAAGCGCAGGCGCACATGATCAACACCGAGCGCGGCGCTGCCACACTCACGGGCGCTTTCCTGCTCGGCATTGCCGGCATTGATGGCGCCATGGACCTCAATCAGCTGGAGGACGCACTTCGTCCGGCTGCGAGCCCGCTCCGAACCGGCATGATCGCCCTGGAGACCTCACACAACGCCGCTGGCGGCGCCGTCCTGCCGCTTGCCCATATGGCGGCCGTATCCAGCCTCGCCCGGGCGCGAGGCATCCCGGTCCATCTCGACGGCGCGCGTCTGTTCAACGCCGCCGCGCATCTCGGCATCGCGCCAGCCGAGGTCTCGGCAAGTGTCGATACGGTCTCGCTCTGCCTCTCGAAAGGATTGAGCGCGCCTGTCGGTGCGGTCCTGGCGGGGAGCGAGCCGGTGATCGCGGCGGCGCGGCGCCTCCGCAAGATGATCGGCGGCACGCAGCGGCAGGTCGGGGTCATGGCGGCTGCGGGCCTCGAAGCTCTCACCGCCATGGGCTCGCGCCTCACCGAGGACCATGCACGCGCGCGGCAGCTCAGCGAAGGTTTGAACGCGCTGAGGCCTCTCCTGTCGGCCAACAGCCCCCAGACCAACATCGTGCAGGTCGACCTCGCCGCGACCGGGCGCGGCAGCGCGCGCTGGGTCGACGATCTCGAGGCCGCCGGAATCCGAACCCGGCCGCTGGGCGAGGCTCGCTTGCGGCTGGTCACGCACCGGCACATCACCGCCGCCGACATCGAACGCGCGATCGCGGCCTTCCGAATCTGCCTTGAGGCGGTTTGA
- a CDS encoding acetyl-CoA C-acetyltransferase, whose translation MTDAFIYDHVRTPRGRGKADGSLHEVTALRLAETALRALKDRNGLDTGLVDDVVLGCVDPVGEAGGDIARAAALVADYGAHVPGVQINRFCASGLDAVNFAAAQVMSGQHEMAVGGGVESMSRIGIGASGGAWPVDPAIAIKSYFMPQGVSADLIATKYGFTRDDCDAYAVRSQARSAKSWAEGLFGGSVVPVRDVNGISLLDRDEHMRPGTDMQSLAALKASFVQMGQMGGFDAVATDAHPDVETVDHVHHAGNSSGIADGAAAVLIGSKAAGEAAGLRPRARIRAFANIGSDPALMLTGPVDVTRKVLAKSGLSLSDIDLFEVNEAFAAVVLRFCQAFDLDPEAVNVNGGAIALGHPLGATGAMILGTALDELERTGKERALITLCIGAGMGTATIIERV comes from the coding sequence ATGACGGACGCCTTCATCTACGATCACGTTCGCACGCCGCGCGGGCGCGGCAAGGCGGACGGCTCCCTCCACGAGGTGACGGCCCTTCGGCTGGCCGAGACCGCCCTGCGCGCCCTCAAGGACCGCAACGGGCTCGACACCGGCCTCGTCGACGACGTGGTCCTGGGCTGCGTCGACCCGGTGGGCGAGGCGGGCGGCGACATCGCCCGTGCCGCGGCCCTGGTGGCCGATTACGGCGCGCATGTTCCGGGCGTGCAGATCAATCGCTTCTGCGCCTCCGGCCTCGACGCGGTGAACTTTGCCGCCGCGCAGGTCATGAGCGGCCAGCACGAGATGGCGGTCGGCGGCGGCGTCGAATCGATGAGCCGCATCGGCATCGGCGCCTCGGGCGGCGCCTGGCCGGTGGATCCGGCGATCGCCATCAAATCCTACTTCATGCCGCAGGGTGTCTCGGCCGACCTTATCGCCACCAAGTACGGCTTCACCCGCGACGATTGCGACGCCTATGCGGTTCGCTCGCAGGCGCGCTCGGCCAAGTCCTGGGCCGAGGGTCTGTTCGGCGGTTCCGTGGTTCCGGTGCGCGACGTGAACGGCATCTCGCTGCTCGACCGGGACGAGCACATGCGGCCCGGCACCGACATGCAGTCGCTGGCTGCGCTGAAGGCGTCCTTCGTGCAGATGGGCCAGATGGGCGGCTTCGATGCCGTCGCCACCGACGCGCATCCGGATGTCGAGACGGTGGATCACGTCCACCACGCCGGCAACTCCTCCGGCATCGCCGACGGCGCGGCCGCCGTGCTGATCGGTTCGAAGGCGGCCGGCGAGGCCGCCGGCCTTCGCCCGCGGGCGCGGATTCGCGCCTTCGCCAACATCGGCTCGGACCCGGCCCTGATGCTCACCGGGCCGGTGGACGTCACCCGCAAGGTCCTGGCGAAGTCCGGGCTGAGCCTGTCCGACATCGACCTGTTCGAGGTCAACGAGGCCTTCGCGGCCGTCGTGCTGCGTTTCTGCCAGGCGTTCGACCTCGATCCCGAGGCGGTCAACGTCAACGGCGGTGCCATCGCCCTGGGCCATCCGCTCGGTGCGACGGGAGCGATGATCCTCGGCACGGCTTTGGACGAGCTGGAGCGGACCGGCAAGGAGCGCGCGCTCATCACGCTCTGCATCGGCGCCGGCATGGGCACCGCCACGATCATCGAGCGGGTCTGA